One Gimesia aquarii DNA segment encodes these proteins:
- a CDS encoding M24 family metallopeptidase, with protein MLSKEGCLARQKRLWEAVPDHLQWVLIADPRHVLYLSNFLVQPFSFSRGERALLLLDRDKGVTLIGDNFTLRSAAAEFYVDHEAIEQWYDHKHSVENRDHALFKALKSVVPQLKGRAGAVEAEWLPVGALHELEITQTDASLELGSILRQLRRQKHADEIALLKLAMQACDAGHACAREIVEAGKSEFDVFRKVQAAVVQAAGMPVAIYGDFRACNAAVPKAGGLPSPHVLEHGDLFVLDYSVVVHGYRSDFTNTISVGEPSADQQKLFSLCQAAMQAGESTLKAGTKCADVHAATAAPLWDAGYRDNFQHHAGHGLGLGHPEAPIQVPESTDTLLAGDVVTLEPGVYVEGIGGMRIEHNYLITEDGFERLSNHVISLT; from the coding sequence ATGCTGTCTAAAGAAGGCTGTTTGGCACGCCAGAAGCGCTTGTGGGAAGCGGTTCCCGATCACCTGCAGTGGGTCTTAATCGCTGATCCTCGTCACGTACTGTACTTGTCAAATTTTCTGGTACAACCTTTTAGTTTCTCACGCGGAGAACGCGCACTATTATTGCTGGATCGAGACAAGGGTGTCACATTAATTGGCGATAATTTCACCCTGCGTTCTGCTGCCGCAGAATTCTATGTCGATCATGAAGCGATTGAGCAATGGTACGATCATAAACACTCAGTCGAGAATCGTGATCATGCTTTATTTAAGGCGTTGAAGTCGGTCGTACCACAGTTAAAAGGTCGTGCAGGTGCTGTTGAAGCCGAATGGTTACCCGTAGGCGCGTTACACGAACTCGAAATTACACAAACCGATGCCTCACTTGAGCTAGGAAGCATCTTACGTCAATTACGGCGGCAGAAACACGCCGATGAGATCGCCTTATTGAAATTGGCTATGCAGGCCTGTGATGCTGGTCATGCTTGTGCACGAGAGATTGTGGAAGCAGGTAAAAGTGAATTTGACGTGTTCCGTAAAGTCCAGGCAGCGGTAGTCCAGGCAGCGGGTATGCCAGTAGCCATTTACGGAGACTTCCGCGCCTGTAACGCCGCAGTTCCCAAAGCGGGGGGACTACCATCACCACACGTATTAGAGCATGGCGATTTGTTTGTGCTGGACTACTCAGTTGTGGTTCACGGTTACCGCAGTGACTTCACGAATACCATCAGCGTCGGTGAGCCAAGTGCAGACCAGCAAAAACTATTCTCGCTTTGTCAGGCAGCGATGCAGGCAGGCGAGTCAACACTCAAAGCAGGCACAAAATGTGCCGACGTGCATGCTGCAACAGCAGCGCCCCTCTGGGATGCCGGATATCGCGACAACTTTCAACATCACGCCGGTCATGGACTGGGACTGGGACATCCAGAAGCACCGATTCAGGTTCCTGAGAGCACCGACACCCTTTTGGCCGGTGATGTGGTGACTCTGGAACCTGGTGTCTATGTCGAAGGGATTGGGGGAATGAGAATTGAGCACAATTATCTGATCACAGAAGACGGATTTGAGCGTTTAAGTAATCATGTGATTTCCCTGACATAA
- a CDS encoding thioredoxin-disulfide reductase codes for MPEKVVVIGSGPAGWAACIYTSRANLEPLCFEGAVTEENRLQGTLPLGQLALTTEVENYPGFPNGNLNAYLDDSIDESKRKYMAPHLGEGVSGPELMELMRQQAINFGTKVVTDDIVDVDFSSHPFKVTPANGETVEALTVIIATGARANYLGLDSEERFKNMGVSACAVCDGAMPRFRNQPLVVVGGGDSAMEEGTFLTKFASKVYLVHRRDEFRASKIMADRALANEKIEVKWNSVIDEVLGDDEKGVTGVRIRSTLDENQTEELDATGYFAAIGHTPNINFLKGQIETNDKGYIQWKVPFRTNTNVDGVFAAGDVADDHYKQAITAAGSGCMAALDAERWLVDKGFD; via the coding sequence GTGCCGGAAAAAGTCGTTGTAATCGGATCTGGGCCCGCTGGTTGGGCCGCTTGTATTTACACATCCAGAGCCAATCTGGAACCCCTCTGTTTTGAAGGGGCTGTGACAGAAGAAAATCGTTTACAAGGAACACTGCCTTTAGGTCAGTTGGCTCTAACGACGGAAGTTGAAAATTACCCGGGGTTCCCTAATGGGAATCTAAACGCCTATCTGGATGACTCGATAGACGAATCCAAACGAAAGTACATGGCACCCCATTTGGGTGAAGGGGTCAGTGGACCAGAGCTGATGGAATTGATGCGTCAGCAAGCGATCAATTTCGGTACAAAGGTGGTCACCGATGATATCGTCGATGTTGATTTTTCCTCGCACCCTTTCAAAGTAACTCCCGCGAATGGCGAAACAGTGGAAGCTTTGACGGTGATCATCGCCACTGGGGCGCGGGCCAATTATCTGGGGCTCGATTCCGAAGAGCGTTTCAAGAATATGGGCGTTTCTGCTTGTGCAGTCTGTGATGGAGCGATGCCTCGTTTTCGGAATCAGCCATTGGTTGTCGTCGGTGGTGGCGACAGTGCCATGGAAGAAGGTACGTTCCTCACGAAGTTTGCTTCCAAGGTATATCTCGTCCATCGTCGCGATGAATTTCGTGCCAGCAAAATTATGGCAGACCGTGCCTTAGCCAATGAGAAGATCGAAGTGAAATGGAATTCGGTCATTGATGAAGTGTTAGGAGATGATGAAAAAGGTGTGACCGGCGTACGGATCAGAAGTACGTTGGATGAAAACCAGACAGAAGAGCTGGATGCCACCGGTTATTTTGCTGCCATTGGTCATACTCCCAATATCAACTTTCTGAAAGGTCAAATTGAGACGAACGACAAAGGGTATATTCAGTGGAAGGTCCCTTTCCGTACCAATACAAACGTAGATGGTGTGTTTGCCGCTGGCGATGTGGCCGATGATCATTACAAGCAAGCGATCACAGCAGCCGGCAGTGGCTGTATGGCGGCGCTGGATGCAGAACGCTGGCTTGTTGACAAAGGGTTCGATTAA
- the panB gene encoding 3-methyl-2-oxobutanoate hydroxymethyltransferase, whose product MSNASPARPKKFTVPQFLATKEKKQKISMLTAYDFLSAKILDEAGLDCLLVGDTLGMVVQGKSTTLPVTVDEMIYHGEIVSRAVQRALIIVDMPFMSFHVSPSQALENAGRILKETGADAVKLEGGVNQVKTIETIVSADIPVMAHLGLKPQSVRALGGMGKIQRDEDDLIADALAVERAGAFGIILEMITAPIAKKITDTVTIPTIGIGSGPGCDGQVLVTPDMLGMNADFHPRFLKKYADLTTVMTNAAQAYAKEVREGQFPDESHSHT is encoded by the coding sequence GTGTCGAATGCTTCCCCAGCACGACCCAAAAAGTTTACCGTTCCCCAGTTTCTAGCAACCAAGGAAAAAAAGCAGAAGATTTCCATGCTGACTGCCTATGATTTTCTGTCAGCTAAAATTCTGGATGAAGCCGGATTAGACTGCCTTTTGGTAGGCGACACTTTGGGAATGGTCGTCCAGGGAAAAAGCACAACACTACCCGTGACAGTCGATGAAATGATCTATCACGGTGAAATCGTTTCGCGTGCTGTTCAAAGGGCGCTGATCATTGTGGACATGCCTTTTATGTCATTTCATGTTTCACCTTCACAGGCGTTGGAAAATGCAGGGCGAATTTTGAAAGAGACAGGTGCCGACGCCGTGAAGCTGGAAGGGGGCGTCAATCAGGTCAAAACAATCGAAACCATCGTTTCTGCGGATATCCCTGTCATGGCTCATCTGGGTCTGAAACCACAGTCAGTTCGTGCCCTGGGTGGGATGGGAAAAATTCAACGCGATGAAGACGACCTGATCGCTGACGCTCTGGCAGTCGAAAGAGCAGGGGCCTTTGGGATTATTCTTGAAATGATTACCGCCCCCATCGCCAAAAAGATTACAGATACCGTCACGATTCCCACGATTGGCATTGGTTCCGGGCCAGGCTGTGACGGACAAGTATTGGTGACGCCTGATATGTTAGGTATGAATGCTGATTTTCATCCACGATTTTTGAAAAAATACGCTGATCTCACAACGGTCATGACGAATGCTGCTCAAGCCTACGCAAAGGAAGTACGCGAAGGTCAATTTCCCGATGAGTCACACAGCCATACCTGA
- a CDS encoding polyprenol monophosphomannose synthase has product MTDSDSPRLLVTLCTYNERENLELLIPEIHEHLPYAAILVIDDNSPDGTGEFAKELKKSDQRIHSIHRSGKLGLGTATVAGFQYAIENQYDLVLNLDADFSHPPRYMPALVEATKNADVAIGSRYVPGGEIEGWGPKRYFMSGAINWYARLLLRLKSRDCSGSFRCYRVSKLAEIDFSLLRAKGYAFQEEILYRCRRVGCTFEEVPFTFEERRFGSSKINLGEAFSALWVMFVLGIENCFGKRVRTLQSSD; this is encoded by the coding sequence ATGACAGACTCTGATTCTCCCAGATTATTAGTGACACTCTGTACGTATAATGAACGAGAAAATCTGGAATTACTCATTCCGGAGATTCACGAACATCTGCCTTATGCTGCAATCTTAGTGATTGACGACAATTCCCCCGATGGGACGGGAGAGTTTGCTAAAGAACTGAAAAAAAGCGATCAACGCATTCATTCAATCCACCGCAGTGGAAAGCTAGGCTTAGGCACGGCGACCGTCGCTGGTTTTCAATATGCGATCGAAAATCAATACGATCTCGTTTTGAATCTGGATGCTGACTTTAGTCATCCTCCCCGTTACATGCCCGCTCTGGTAGAAGCGACCAAAAATGCGGATGTCGCAATTGGCTCTCGATATGTCCCCGGTGGGGAAATTGAAGGCTGGGGGCCGAAACGCTATTTCATGAGTGGTGCCATCAATTGGTACGCCCGTTTGTTACTCCGTTTGAAATCTCGGGACTGCAGTGGGAGTTTTCGTTGTTATCGGGTCTCAAAACTGGCCGAGATCGATTTTTCTCTCTTGAGGGCCAAGGGCTATGCGTTTCAGGAAGAGATCCTTTATCGCTGCCGTCGTGTCGGTTGTACTTTTGAGGAAGTCCCCTTCACGTTCGAAGAACGTCGGTTCGGAAGCTCGAAGATTAACCTGGGTGAGGCATTTTCAGCTTTATGGGTGATGTTTGTGCTTGGAATCGAAAACTGTTTCGGGAAACGGGTTCGTACGCTTCAGTCTTCTGACTGA
- a CDS encoding tetratricopeptide repeat protein, translating to MRYILTLCTACLFSGLSDQASAQRPHASQGRHGHYHHSHHHHRHSYPRYYGRTWPSPGFSFGRSSGSVDFNFSFSGNAYYGNPWGPYFYNRFGYYSTDAFIAGNPVLFSGNYSLNGFYPILPGQGFSPPAVYPYSNVPGTLPTLPAHPQLTNPSAASNLPLNNALNDDLARWEDPNYLPKPTKTIKKYIIPSTPHARELSLRNLVKGDEYFKKQDYRRAYDRYKLAASLTKDLPTPHFKKGFALVALKQYDRAAYEFKQGLALDPKWPLTGESLSNLFGPDNVIAKDSMLHQVAEWVKEDIRDPERLFIFGVVLYFDGQAEQARDVLKTGVRLAGRGNHFLAFLDPNFGVGNQKTIQKKGSQSGFVVNPTQTRPPAFESNQPSKKQNPSGSSRSAPVTKTLPQHKLSLPPPPSSKLPQINNQSLPPLPEDAKTPGAPLIPLPEPAKSQQPPALIPPQ from the coding sequence ATGCGGTATATTCTCACATTGTGCACAGCTTGTCTGTTCTCAGGTCTATCCGATCAGGCTTCTGCGCAAAGGCCGCATGCTTCACAAGGGCGACATGGTCATTACCATCATTCGCACCACCATCACAGGCATTCCTATCCACGTTATTATGGTCGCACCTGGCCTAGTCCCGGGTTTTCGTTTGGTAGAAGTTCAGGAAGCGTTGATTTTAATTTTTCGTTTTCCGGCAATGCCTATTATGGTAATCCCTGGGGACCCTACTTTTATAACCGTTTTGGATACTACAGCACGGATGCGTTCATTGCAGGCAACCCGGTCTTATTCTCCGGTAACTATTCATTGAATGGTTTTTATCCGATACTTCCTGGACAGGGTTTCTCGCCACCGGCCGTTTATCCTTATAGTAATGTGCCTGGCACGTTACCCACTCTTCCAGCGCATCCGCAACTGACCAATCCAAGTGCTGCGAGTAATTTGCCTTTGAATAATGCACTCAACGATGATTTAGCACGTTGGGAAGATCCCAATTATCTTCCCAAACCTACCAAGACAATCAAGAAATACATCATTCCTTCCACTCCTCATGCACGCGAGTTAAGTCTGCGTAATTTGGTGAAAGGCGATGAGTATTTCAAAAAACAGGATTATCGAAGAGCCTACGATCGTTATAAGCTGGCAGCTTCGTTGACGAAGGACCTGCCCACTCCTCACTTCAAAAAAGGATTCGCGCTGGTCGCATTAAAACAGTATGACCGGGCCGCTTATGAATTTAAACAAGGATTGGCCCTGGATCCGAAATGGCCGCTCACAGGAGAAAGTTTGAGCAATCTTTTTGGTCCAGATAATGTGATCGCCAAAGATTCGATGCTACATCAGGTTGCAGAATGGGTCAAAGAAGACATTCGTGATCCTGAAAGACTCTTCATCTTTGGAGTCGTGTTATATTTTGACGGTCAGGCAGAACAGGCAAGAGATGTTTTAAAGACCGGTGTTCGTCTGGCTGGTCGTGGCAATCATTTTCTGGCATTTCTGGATCCCAATTTCGGTGTGGGAAATCAAAAAACGATTCAGAAAAAAGGGAGTCAATCGGGGTTTGTTGTGAATCCAACGCAAACTCGTCCGCCTGCATTTGAGTCGAATCAGCCCTCTAAGAAACAGAATCCGTCTGGATCGTCTCGATCTGCTCCGGTTACAAAAACGCTGCCACAGCACAAACTATCACTGCCACCCCCACCTTCATCGAAGTTACCCCAGATTAATAACCAGTCTCTACCTCCTCTGCCTGAAGATGCAAAGACTCCTGGCGCACCATTGATTCCCTTGCCAGAGCCTGCTAAAAGTCAACAACCGCCTGCGTTGATTCCTCCTCAATAA
- a CDS encoding HEAT repeat domain-containing protein, with the protein MIYQSQTACYAKHRRKAIHKLGDKFNCECNPEIMCAFIYALNDADERVRAKAADEIGDQLRKNNCCCSPQLTAALTCALGDCDKKVVREATQALELCGYEVVEGCCDKPCCHTGCAPSGCSPSAAPAPAPTSDPKAYFPSRFQDQKQSRRRLSGNSLSNLFGLID; encoded by the coding sequence TTGATCTACCAGTCTCAAACAGCTTGCTATGCTAAGCACCGTCGCAAAGCAATCCACAAGCTGGGTGACAAGTTCAACTGTGAGTGCAATCCTGAAATCATGTGTGCTTTCATCTACGCTTTGAACGACGCTGACGAACGTGTTCGTGCTAAAGCTGCTGATGAAATTGGCGACCAGCTTCGTAAGAACAACTGCTGCTGCTCACCACAATTAACAGCTGCACTGACTTGTGCTCTGGGTGACTGCGACAAGAAAGTTGTTCGTGAAGCAACTCAGGCTCTGGAACTCTGCGGATACGAAGTTGTTGAAGGTTGCTGTGACAAACCTTGCTGCCACACTGGATGTGCTCCTAGCGGATGCTCTCCTTCAGCAGCACCAGCTCCTGCTCCAACCTCAGATCCTAAGGCTTACTTCCCCAGCCGTTTTCAAGACCAAAAACAGTCTCGTCGACGTTTGAGTGGAAACAGCCTGTCTAACTTGTTCGGTCTGATTGACTAA
- a CDS encoding ubiquinol-cytochrome c reductase iron-sulfur subunit: MRRRKFLKYCTSVLSSIYAIILAVPALGFLFSTLKRGQQEKETYELAKLNDLEPGVPQRFTIIDRRVDAWTKYPSGPIGSVWISKNEDESITAFSSTCPHLGCVVDYVPGDKVFFCPCHAATFESNGSIVSGPQPRGMDELNASIKTIRGEKWIVVEYEKFETGIAEKVSIN, translated from the coding sequence ATGCGACGTCGAAAATTCCTCAAATACTGCACGAGTGTTTTAAGTTCTATCTATGCCATTATCCTGGCAGTGCCGGCGCTAGGCTTTTTGTTTTCGACGCTTAAGCGAGGACAGCAGGAAAAGGAGACCTATGAGCTGGCCAAGCTGAATGATCTGGAGCCTGGAGTTCCCCAACGCTTTACAATCATCGATCGGCGAGTCGATGCCTGGACGAAATATCCTTCGGGTCCGATTGGATCGGTTTGGATCAGTAAAAATGAAGATGAATCAATCACCGCCTTTTCGTCAACCTGTCCTCATTTAGGATGTGTGGTTGATTACGTACCTGGAGATAAAGTCTTTTTCTGTCCCTGTCATGCAGCCACGTTTGAGTCGAACGGCAGCATCGTCAGTGGTCCTCAGCCTCGTGGAATGGATGAATTAAACGCGTCGATCAAGACGATACGCGGCGAAAAATGGATTGTTGTGGAATACGAAAAATTCGAAACGGGAATTGCAGAAAAAGTTTCAATAAATTAG
- a CDS encoding cytochrome b N-terminal domain-containing protein, protein MLPEKTKKWIDERTGYKNFLHAIFLLNFPTKRRSRWQFIWGGALVLMMLVEIVTGTLLMTVYSPSEAAAWGSVHYIETQVNLGWFVRGLHHYTAHMMIVAIIVQIFLVIVSAGYRKPKEFIYWTSLLIGGVIVGLTITGNPLPWDQKGYWSYQIETGIAGTMPGIGSTLRSLVVGGSEFGNLTLTRLYTIHVIVLPVIAILLFTVHMALIRRERLRTAKIKEAADDPDVDFELDEDDPLKDEITQPYWPYQTTRTLVLTLFLIGIVIIQMMTYPTLKNQHVDYELLEWEADLHPSEIKLEAPADSALPFVARPEWFVRFLFELRHMVPKDLEVLVTAVLPGVLLAILVLVPFYEKVLGEKWGQRLAIAVYVGGILIISGISWYGIQTERSAPDYALNRSQEIAYAARASWLASKNGVPPEGPASLLRNDPKSMGPLIFARHCGICHTWNGHDGTGHYIMEMKDGKKVKATPRASDLAEFATTKWIAEFLTNPRDPKFFGHVGSLKGGEAILNGEMSDWADSYVGPEGILSKADIEAVSALLAREANRRDYEPVSEAVIKRGISVFSGQNFKDKDGKVVDFDGYCAQCHAMKAGDPDDEGGGAAPDFNGYGSAKWLSEFIRSPGAEKFYGDKNIMPAFEESKLSKHDLNLLVNWMRGEWQRPKTEN, encoded by the coding sequence GTGCTGCCAGAAAAAACCAAAAAGTGGATCGATGAACGAACCGGATACAAGAATTTCTTGCATGCGATCTTCTTATTAAATTTTCCCACCAAAAGACGCTCTCGCTGGCAATTCATCTGGGGGGGAGCTCTGGTATTGATGATGCTGGTGGAAATTGTCACCGGCACATTATTAATGACTGTCTATAGCCCTTCTGAAGCGGCAGCCTGGGGCAGTGTGCATTATATTGAAACTCAGGTCAATCTGGGCTGGTTTGTACGAGGACTGCATCATTACACCGCACATATGATGATCGTCGCTATCATTGTGCAGATCTTTCTAGTGATTGTTTCAGCCGGTTATCGCAAGCCAAAAGAATTTATTTACTGGACCAGTCTATTAATTGGCGGGGTCATTGTGGGGTTGACGATTACCGGAAACCCGCTTCCCTGGGATCAGAAAGGTTACTGGTCTTATCAAATTGAAACGGGAATTGCAGGTACGATGCCCGGCATCGGTTCGACGTTACGTTCTTTGGTTGTTGGTGGGAGCGAATTTGGAAACCTCACGTTAACGCGACTTTATACGATTCACGTGATCGTTCTACCGGTCATTGCCATTCTGCTGTTTACCGTTCATATGGCATTGATTCGTCGTGAGCGTCTGCGAACTGCAAAGATCAAAGAAGCCGCCGATGACCCCGATGTCGATTTTGAACTGGATGAAGATGACCCTTTAAAAGATGAAATCACCCAGCCCTATTGGCCCTATCAAACAACAAGAACCCTGGTATTAACCTTATTTCTGATCGGTATCGTCATCATTCAAATGATGACTTATCCCACTCTGAAAAACCAGCATGTTGACTATGAGCTGCTGGAATGGGAGGCCGACCTGCACCCAAGTGAGATTAAACTCGAAGCGCCTGCTGACAGTGCGCTGCCGTTTGTCGCACGACCTGAATGGTTTGTGAGATTTCTGTTTGAACTCAGGCATATGGTTCCCAAGGATCTCGAAGTCTTAGTCACGGCTGTTTTACCGGGCGTGTTACTGGCGATACTGGTTCTGGTTCCCTTTTATGAAAAAGTTTTAGGAGAAAAGTGGGGGCAGCGACTGGCTATTGCCGTTTATGTGGGTGGCATACTCATCATCTCGGGTATTAGCTGGTATGGGATTCAAACAGAGCGTAGTGCTCCCGACTATGCTTTGAATCGTTCGCAGGAAATCGCTTATGCTGCGCGTGCTTCCTGGTTAGCCAGCAAGAACGGGGTTCCTCCTGAAGGGCCGGCTTCTTTACTGCGGAATGACCCGAAATCAATGGGACCGCTCATTTTTGCACGCCATTGTGGAATCTGTCACACATGGAATGGGCATGATGGGACAGGGCACTATATCATGGAGATGAAAGACGGTAAAAAAGTCAAAGCCACTCCTCGTGCTTCAGATCTTGCAGAGTTTGCCACTACTAAATGGATTGCCGAGTTCCTCACCAACCCAAGGGACCCCAAATTCTTCGGCCATGTTGGTTCTCTGAAAGGGGGAGAGGCGATTCTGAATGGCGAAATGAGTGACTGGGCCGACAGCTATGTCGGACCGGAAGGCATACTCTCAAAAGCAGATATTGAAGCCGTCTCAGCACTCCTGGCGCGCGAAGCAAATCGGAGAGACTATGAACCTGTCAGCGAGGCTGTTATCAAGCGCGGTATTTCTGTTTTCAGTGGTCAGAATTTCAAAGACAAAGACGGCAAAGTCGTCGATTTTGATGGCTATTGTGCGCAATGCCACGCCATGAAAGCGGGAGATCCTGACGATGAAGGAGGAGGTGCCGCACCTGACTTCAATGGTTATGGATCGGCCAAATGGCTCTCTGAGTTCATTCGCAGCCCGGGCGCAGAAAAGTTTTATGGTGATAAAAATATCATGCCTGCCTTTGAAGAATCCAAGCTTTCCAAACACGATTTGAACTTGCTTGTCAACTGGATGCGTGGAGAATGGCAACGACCGAAAACGGAAAACTAA
- a CDS encoding S41 family peptidase translates to MVTSSLSLQLVWRSLKYFSIFGLLLVFLTATAVAEDLGKKYTANLDYSKQFRAYNWTSGQQDVWILKSFHYKLADDFEIKLGPSQVVFGCHGTNVLWAAVFADKPGNVLSAGAGKGEHITSVWMRFHPALVGNLFPSDTVGEQGDVTLVEQAKELAHFKMRSSWQNKGRPVIPLRESIIFDLETKEGSRRFYVIDTGKNEAKYVDAFRQRTLPVATPLKDGGALEIFDTVWNAFDREYAMFMIKPDVDWQSLRKKYRPLIAKAKSNRELAQILNEMLKHLKDLHVYVKVDGNYVQGFNRERFFNASPAAAAHLIGSFDRRKGLRWGQTKDGIGYIAVDNLVNESLPRDFEMVLKEMKGTRGLILDLRANGGGSEPLGAKLAGFFVDRPRVYAMHQYRNGDQHSDLGTKQKRTFAPNKNWYYRGPVIVLQGEKTMSSAEAFVLMLAQCPNVTTMGDRTAGSSGNPRQLNPGAGIIVNLPRWIALDMNAKPLDSVGVQPDVKVKATHDDFTKTQDPILKSALKQLRKKIEEQKATSEATLIPRS, encoded by the coding sequence ATGGTGACAAGCTCTCTCAGCTTACAACTGGTCTGGCGATCTCTGAAATATTTTTCGATTTTCGGATTATTACTGGTCTTCTTAACGGCAACTGCCGTTGCCGAAGATCTTGGTAAGAAATACACCGCGAATCTAGATTATTCGAAGCAGTTCCGTGCCTATAACTGGACTTCAGGTCAACAGGATGTTTGGATTCTGAAATCCTTTCACTACAAGCTGGCAGACGACTTTGAAATCAAGCTGGGGCCTTCGCAGGTTGTTTTTGGATGTCACGGCACGAACGTACTTTGGGCTGCTGTATTTGCCGATAAGCCAGGCAATGTTCTGTCGGCTGGCGCTGGTAAGGGGGAGCATATCACAAGCGTGTGGATGCGTTTTCATCCGGCACTTGTTGGAAACCTGTTTCCATCTGATACCGTTGGGGAACAAGGCGATGTGACCCTCGTTGAACAGGCAAAAGAACTGGCGCATTTTAAGATGCGATCTAGCTGGCAAAACAAAGGGAGACCAGTGATCCCGCTCAGAGAATCGATCATTTTCGATCTGGAAACCAAAGAAGGTTCGCGACGATTCTATGTGATCGACACTGGAAAAAATGAGGCGAAATATGTTGATGCGTTTCGGCAGCGGACACTCCCCGTCGCGACCCCATTGAAGGATGGTGGGGCATTAGAGATTTTCGACACAGTATGGAACGCGTTTGATCGCGAGTATGCCATGTTCATGATCAAGCCAGATGTTGACTGGCAGAGCCTGCGGAAGAAATACAGGCCACTCATAGCGAAAGCAAAGAGCAATCGTGAACTGGCTCAGATTCTCAATGAAATGCTCAAGCATTTAAAAGATCTGCATGTTTATGTGAAAGTGGATGGTAACTATGTCCAAGGCTTTAACCGCGAGCGATTCTTTAATGCCAGTCCCGCCGCGGCCGCGCATCTCATAGGTTCATTTGACCGTAGAAAGGGACTGCGATGGGGACAGACTAAAGACGGCATTGGCTATATCGCAGTTGATAATCTGGTAAATGAGTCACTCCCCAGAGATTTCGAAATGGTTCTGAAAGAAATGAAGGGAACGCGAGGCCTGATTTTAGATTTGCGTGCCAATGGTGGTGGATCAGAGCCTCTAGGTGCGAAGCTGGCAGGCTTCTTTGTCGATCGTCCCAGAGTTTATGCGATGCATCAGTATCGAAACGGTGATCAGCACAGCGACTTGGGAACCAAACAGAAACGCACCTTCGCACCGAATAAGAATTGGTATTACCGTGGGCCTGTTATTGTTTTACAAGGTGAGAAAACGATGAGTTCCGCTGAGGCATTTGTGCTGATGCTGGCACAATGTCCTAACGTAACAACCATGGGGGATCGGACAGCCGGATCCAGTGGAAATCCCCGGCAACTCAACCCAGGTGCGGGCATCATTGTGAATCTACCGCGTTGGATCGCCCTTGATATGAATGCTAAGCCGCTCGATTCTGTAGGTGTTCAGCCTGATGTCAAAGTGAAGGCAACGCATGATGACTTTACGAAAACCCAAGACCCGATACTCAAATCCGCATTGAAACAGCTGCGCAAAAAAATCGAAGAACAGAAGGCTACTTCCGAGGCGACACTCATCCCACGTTCGTAA